A single window of Halobacterium jilantaiense DNA harbors:
- a CDS encoding NAD(P)/FAD-dependent oxidoreductase, with protein sequence MDSLAIVGAGAAGAAAAYRLRDSDRDVTVFEKSRGVCGRAATRRRDGCHYDYGANYVKPGDGPVADLVRDLGEDGLVEIGEPVWTFDGDGTVAPGRDSDEPKWTWETGLTQLAKRLFARTDATLRKETRVGTLARTETGWTLAETDGRRFGEFDDVLLTPPAPQTADLLADAHWDDDRRETLREAAADVSYRSIVTAVLHYPFELDREWYGLVNTDDAHAVGWLSREACKDGHVPAGEALLIVQMAPDWSREHYDAPASEQTAVAAEHAADLLDDDRLLDPDWTDTQGWRYALPDEAVDSEPVAAASEAGLHVAGDWVAGEARVHAAVESGLAAADRIR encoded by the coding sequence ATGGACTCGCTGGCAATCGTCGGTGCTGGAGCGGCTGGTGCCGCTGCCGCGTACCGCCTCCGCGACAGCGACCGCGACGTGACCGTCTTCGAGAAGTCGCGGGGCGTCTGCGGGCGCGCGGCGACCCGCCGCAGGGACGGCTGTCACTACGACTACGGCGCGAACTACGTCAAACCCGGCGACGGTCCCGTGGCCGACCTCGTCCGCGACCTCGGCGAGGACGGACTCGTCGAAATCGGCGAACCGGTCTGGACGTTCGACGGCGATGGAACGGTTGCGCCGGGTCGCGACAGCGACGAGCCGAAGTGGACGTGGGAGACCGGACTGACGCAGCTCGCGAAGCGGCTGTTCGCCCGGACGGACGCGACGCTCCGTAAGGAGACCCGCGTCGGGACGCTGGCCCGGACCGAGACCGGGTGGACGCTGGCCGAAACCGACGGGCGGCGATTCGGGGAGTTCGACGACGTGCTGTTGACGCCGCCCGCGCCCCAGACTGCCGACCTGCTGGCCGACGCGCACTGGGACGACGACCGACGGGAGACACTCCGTGAGGCGGCCGCAGACGTGTCCTACCGGAGCATCGTCACTGCCGTCCTGCACTACCCCTTCGAGCTGGACCGTGAGTGGTACGGACTAGTGAACACCGACGACGCGCACGCGGTCGGCTGGCTCTCCCGAGAGGCCTGCAAGGACGGCCACGTCCCCGCCGGTGAGGCGCTACTGATTGTGCAGATGGCTCCCGACTGGTCGCGGGAGCACTACGACGCCCCGGCGAGCGAGCAGACGGCCGTCGCCGCCGAGCACGCGGCCGACCTCCTGGACGACGACCGCCTGCTGGACCCGGACTGGACGGACACCCAGGGCTGGCGGTACGCGCTCCCCGACGAGGCCGTCGACTCGGAGCCCGTGGCGGCCGCGAGTGAGGCGGGCCTGCACGTCGCCGGCGACTGGGTCGCTGGCGAGGCGCGCGTCCACGCAGCCGTCGAGAGCGGGCTCGCGGCCGCGGACCGGATTCGGTGA
- a CDS encoding peroxidase-related enzyme (This protein belongs to a clade of uncharacterized proteins related to peroxidases such as the alkylhydroperoxidase AhpD.): protein MNDDAMGRFHVPDHDDLPEDLRERIDEETERAGFTPNVFSALAYKPSHFRAFFDYHDALVEDTDLAREEVEMLIVTVSGVNDCLYCVVAHGALCRVYAEAPKLADQLATNHRQADLSEQHRAMLDFAVDITESPGRVTDGDVQELRDAGFSREEVWDITSVVAFFNLSNRLASVADMRPNDEFYAMARGD, encoded by the coding sequence ATGAACGACGACGCGATGGGACGGTTCCACGTCCCCGACCACGACGACCTGCCCGAGGACCTCCGAGAGCGCATCGACGAGGAGACCGAGCGCGCCGGCTTCACGCCGAACGTGTTCTCGGCGCTGGCGTACAAGCCCAGCCACTTCCGCGCGTTCTTCGACTACCACGACGCGCTCGTGGAGGACACCGACCTCGCCCGCGAGGAGGTGGAGATGCTCATCGTCACCGTCTCCGGCGTGAACGACTGCCTGTACTGCGTCGTCGCCCACGGCGCGCTCTGTCGGGTGTACGCGGAAGCACCGAAGCTCGCCGACCAGCTCGCGACCAACCACCGGCAGGCCGACCTCTCCGAGCAGCACCGCGCGATGCTGGACTTCGCCGTCGACATCACTGAATCGCCGGGCCGAGTCACCGACGGCGACGTGCAGGAACTCCGAGACGCGGGCTTCTCTCGGGAGGAGGTCTGGGACATCACCTCCGTCGTGGCGTTCTTCAATCTCTCGAACCGGCTGGCGTCGGTCGCGGACATGCGGCCGAACGACGAGTTCTACGCGATGGCGCGCGGCGACTGA
- a CDS encoding S49 family peptidase: MTNPIDEHAKTLATSWTVIIVLAAIVGGVGGMALQSGSDSGPDNAVAVVTLDSMQITGSSGDTTAKELRQVRQNDSIDAVVLRVASPGGAITGSEVQYRAVKRLAQEKPVVASVRDVAASGGYYTTIPADKIYTTPGALVGSVGVISSVTKNEKVPSQWKSAPDKGTAGPADVSRARAATFRESFLNVVMNERGDELEVDRETVGEAKLYAGNRAVELGFADEIGGVETAIQDAAERANLSNYDVTYRNPTSGGLIGLLAGSGSAEDVDAEDAFVAPELCGKDYLAYAPQAGPDLEVIMNASC; this comes from the coding sequence ATGACGAATCCAATAGACGAACACGCGAAGACGCTCGCGACCAGCTGGACGGTCATCATCGTCCTCGCCGCCATCGTCGGCGGCGTCGGCGGGATGGCCCTCCAGTCGGGCTCGGACAGCGGGCCCGACAACGCGGTCGCAGTGGTCACGCTCGACTCGATGCAGATTACCGGTAGCAGCGGCGACACGACCGCCAAGGAGCTGCGGCAGGTCCGGCAGAACGACTCCATCGACGCGGTCGTCCTCCGGGTCGCCAGCCCCGGCGGCGCAATCACCGGGAGCGAAGTACAGTACCGCGCGGTCAAACGGCTCGCGCAGGAGAAACCCGTCGTCGCGAGCGTTCGCGACGTGGCGGCCTCCGGCGGCTACTACACAACCATTCCCGCCGACAAAATCTACACCACGCCCGGCGCGCTCGTCGGGAGCGTGGGCGTGATTAGTTCCGTCACGAAAAACGAGAAGGTTCCGTCGCAGTGGAAGTCTGCTCCCGATAAGGGGACGGCCGGTCCGGCCGACGTGTCGCGGGCCCGGGCGGCGACCTTCCGGGAGTCCTTCCTGAACGTCGTGATGAACGAACGCGGTGACGAACTCGAAGTCGACCGCGAGACGGTCGGTGAGGCGAAGCTGTACGCCGGCAACCGCGCGGTCGAACTCGGATTCGCCGACGAGATCGGCGGTGTCGAGACGGCGATTCAGGACGCCGCCGAGCGCGCTAACCTCTCGAACTACGATGTCACCTACCGCAACCCGACGTCGGGCGGTCTCATCGGGCTGCTCGCTGGAAGCGGTAGCGCCGAAGACGTCGACGCCGAGGACGCGTTCGTGGCACCGGAACTCTGTGGGAAAGACTACCTGGCGTATGCTCCTCAGGCGGGGCCCGACCTAGAGGTGATCATGAATGCGTCCTGCTGA
- a CDS encoding metallophosphoesterase translates to MSDDDGVDASDDRTYYVVSDLHVGGDEQLGEVEFLDELLAFLEDLEHTDENAELVVNGDAFGLWEFTTVEGIEKFDVLVEAYPELFEQLRATGETVPITMLPGNHDHELAAFDAYVERFAAYNVDLVQDVSIERRVGDHVVHFEHGHQQDPNNRIEDWGNQHATPLGYYYNTLVTSRAGQLSDRGRYNWLKDVQAVTPTERMPVWLFSKYFYREMNPLLRYALLPFLLLFNVSVVLVVLVGLDLAGVWSTPVTWTTATLGQFGTAGTAVWFLLATNVAATGIVLLVGVPLYFLRRDVRQTIDRFGVFETDLTVDHEAPYQRAARETFADGEDVRVFCHGHTHRPSVQSVDGGVVVNSGTWLKRLHRRDGVVGILPPVFYPSYQLCAVRIEAEDGDLVVEHESVKKPSPSPEELTLTERLLTLGRKPDPELPEPVVVERDGSVRPRADDRTE, encoded by the coding sequence ATGTCGGACGACGACGGCGTCGACGCGAGCGACGACCGGACGTACTACGTCGTCAGCGACCTCCACGTCGGAGGTGACGAACAGCTCGGGGAGGTGGAGTTCCTCGACGAACTTCTGGCGTTCCTCGAAGACCTCGAACACACCGACGAGAACGCCGAACTCGTCGTCAACGGGGACGCGTTCGGGCTCTGGGAGTTCACGACCGTCGAGGGCATCGAGAAGTTCGACGTGCTCGTCGAGGCGTACCCCGAGCTCTTCGAGCAGTTGCGCGCGACGGGCGAGACTGTCCCCATCACGATGCTGCCGGGGAACCACGATCACGAACTCGCCGCCTTCGACGCATACGTCGAACGGTTCGCCGCGTACAACGTCGACCTCGTGCAGGACGTCTCCATCGAGCGGCGGGTCGGCGACCACGTCGTCCACTTCGAGCACGGCCACCAGCAGGACCCGAACAACCGCATCGAGGACTGGGGGAACCAGCACGCGACGCCGCTGGGCTACTACTACAACACGCTCGTGACGAGTCGCGCGGGCCAGCTCTCGGACCGCGGCCGGTACAACTGGCTGAAGGACGTCCAGGCCGTCACGCCGACGGAGCGAATGCCCGTCTGGCTGTTCTCGAAGTACTTCTACCGGGAGATGAATCCGCTGTTGCGGTACGCGCTCCTCCCGTTCCTCCTGCTGTTCAACGTCAGCGTCGTGCTGGTCGTGCTCGTCGGCCTCGACCTCGCGGGCGTCTGGTCGACGCCCGTCACGTGGACGACTGCGACCCTCGGCCAGTTCGGCACCGCCGGGACCGCCGTCTGGTTCCTGCTCGCCACCAACGTCGCCGCGACGGGCATCGTGTTGCTGGTCGGCGTCCCCCTGTACTTCCTGCGGCGGGACGTCCGGCAGACCATCGACCGGTTCGGCGTCTTCGAGACGGACCTCACCGTCGACCACGAAGCGCCCTACCAGCGGGCCGCTCGGGAGACGTTCGCGGACGGCGAGGACGTCCGCGTGTTCTGTCACGGCCACACCCACCGACCGTCCGTGCAGTCCGTCGACGGCGGCGTGGTCGTCAACAGCGGCACGTGGCTGAAGCGTCTGCACCGCCGTGACGGCGTCGTCGGCATCCTGCCGCCCGTCTTCTACCCCTCGTACCAGCTGTGTGCGGTGCGCATCGAGGCCGAGGACGGGGATCTCGTGGTCGAACACGAGTCCGTGAAGAAACCGAGTCCGAGCCCGGAGGAACTGACGCTGACCGAGCGCCTGCTCACGCTCGGTCGCAAACCGGACCCCGAACTCCCGGAGCCAGTCGTCGTCGAGCGCGACGGCTCGGTGCGGCCGCGAGCGGACGACCGAACCGAGTGA
- a CDS encoding potassium channel family protein — protein sequence MDKVRRRTAYYSLALVGVMLAFAVAYHHGMRVFEGEHRQFLHSLRVVVETFTTTGYGSDAPWESAEMNAFVAVMDLTGVVLIFLALPVLVFPLMEDVLSTTVPQTVENGLEDHVVICTYTSRADALVDELESRGVDYVIVEPDREQATTLYEDDYSIVHADPETVEGLEGARLGSARALVADVSDRVDASIVLAAQEVAADVPVVSVVEDPDRSPYHRLAGADEVLSPRPLLGRGLASKVTTSVNTTAPAAVEVGDGFEVAEIPIDRGSELVGTTLADSGIRERSGVNVVGAWFAGQFQTPPDPDATLTNGTVLLVAGQQAQLEHLGELTKSDLRRFERGETVVVGYGEVGSAIGEALDDAGVPNTVVDREAKAGVDVAGDAVEPETLREAGVADARSVILALPDDTTTEFATLVVRDISPETEVIARVEEPESVSKMYRAGADYVLSLATVNGRMIASAVLDGADVLSLDRQVEVVRTEAPGLVGQRIGDALVRSETDCTIVAVERNGDLLTAVGPDVRIERGDRLVVAGTDEGIKRFNETFA from the coding sequence ATGGACAAAGTGCGGCGTCGCACCGCCTACTACTCGCTGGCGCTGGTGGGAGTGATGCTGGCGTTCGCCGTCGCCTACCACCACGGAATGCGAGTGTTCGAGGGGGAACACAGACAGTTCCTGCACTCGCTGCGTGTCGTCGTGGAGACGTTCACGACGACGGGCTACGGCTCGGACGCGCCCTGGGAGAGCGCGGAGATGAACGCGTTCGTCGCCGTCATGGACCTCACCGGCGTGGTGCTCATCTTCCTCGCGTTGCCGGTCCTGGTGTTCCCGCTGATGGAGGACGTGCTCTCGACGACCGTCCCCCAGACCGTCGAGAACGGCCTCGAAGACCACGTCGTCATCTGCACGTACACGTCGCGGGCCGACGCGCTCGTCGACGAACTGGAGTCGCGGGGCGTCGACTACGTTATCGTGGAACCGGACCGCGAGCAGGCGACGACCCTCTACGAAGACGACTACAGCATCGTCCACGCGGACCCCGAGACCGTCGAGGGCTTAGAAGGCGCGCGGCTCGGGTCGGCGCGCGCGCTCGTCGCCGACGTCTCCGACCGGGTCGACGCCAGCATCGTGCTCGCCGCACAGGAGGTCGCCGCCGACGTGCCCGTCGTCAGTGTCGTCGAGGACCCCGACCGATCCCCCTACCATCGGCTCGCCGGTGCCGACGAGGTGCTGTCGCCGCGTCCACTGCTCGGCCGCGGGCTCGCGTCGAAGGTGACCACCTCGGTCAACACGACCGCGCCCGCCGCCGTCGAGGTCGGAGACGGGTTCGAGGTGGCCGAGATTCCCATCGACCGCGGGAGCGAACTCGTCGGCACGACGCTCGCGGACAGCGGTATCAGGGAGCGCTCCGGCGTGAACGTCGTCGGCGCGTGGTTCGCGGGCCAGTTCCAGACGCCGCCGGACCCCGACGCGACGCTCACGAACGGCACGGTGTTGCTCGTCGCCGGCCAGCAGGCGCAACTGGAACACCTCGGGGAGTTGACGAAGTCCGACCTCCGGCGGTTCGAGCGCGGGGAGACGGTCGTCGTCGGCTACGGCGAGGTCGGGAGCGCCATCGGTGAGGCGCTCGACGACGCCGGCGTCCCGAACACCGTCGTCGACCGGGAGGCGAAGGCGGGCGTCGACGTGGCCGGGGACGCCGTCGAGCCGGAGACGCTCCGCGAGGCGGGCGTGGCGGACGCGCGGTCAGTCATCCTCGCGCTCCCCGACGACACCACCACGGAGTTCGCGACGCTGGTGGTCCGGGACATCAGCCCGGAGACGGAGGTCATCGCTCGCGTCGAGGAGCCCGAGAGCGTCAGCAAGATGTACCGCGCCGGCGCGGACTACGTGCTCTCGCTAGCGACCGTCAACGGGCGGATGATTGCCTCGGCCGTCCTCGACGGCGCTGACGTGCTGTCGCTGGACCGCCAGGTCGAGGTCGTCCGGACCGAAGCGCCCGGACTAGTCGGTCAGCGAATCGGGGACGCGCTCGTCCGGTCGGAGACCGACTGCACTATCGTCGCCGTCGAGCGCAACGGTGACCTCCTGACAGCGGTCGGTCCGGACGTCCGCATCGAGCGCGGCGACAGGCTGGTCGTCGCCGGCACCGACGAGGGCATCAAGCGGTTCAACGAAACCTTCGCGTGA
- a CDS encoding HVO_2922 family protein → MATEPKDGVLYDVYRERVGTPTTHDEVRGYWVFLVGLLLGTAGILLFLPSSSPTEVGGLTLREASIFVSAVGLAMLVAGPVIRLPLRSWANYAAYAGQAVCFAAAVWFVAVFPGDWSVQTGNEPVIALYAVGLAIITLGGVVAPLVAGVSREDLAASERESAALEADLAEVRQERDRLADELADARSDADAGDAERDDLQATIDDLHASQARFELYEDNAGQWRWRLRHRNGNIIADGGEGYTRKYNAQKGMQSVRRNALGATTLVFESEAAAPEPEETFDPAGEQESQATFQVSEDSAGEYRWRLRHDNGEIIADGGEGYASKSNAKRAVNGVREYVGPADYLWFDPTGFEVYRDAAGQWRWRLVHRNGNILADSGEGYTRRNDARRAVDRVQERADDLEFEVYEDSAGEYRWRLLADNGEILGDSGEGYADRGGASDAVDRVREYAPDADTLDVGRAAFEIYEDAGGDHRWRLRHRNGNILADSGEGYSSRSKARDGIESVKRNAPNADTDA, encoded by the coding sequence ATGGCAACTGAACCCAAAGACGGGGTGCTGTACGACGTGTACCGCGAGCGCGTCGGGACTCCGACGACACACGACGAGGTGCGCGGCTACTGGGTGTTCCTGGTGGGACTGCTGCTGGGCACGGCCGGCATCCTGCTGTTCCTGCCGAGTTCCTCACCGACCGAGGTCGGTGGACTGACCCTGCGCGAAGCGAGCATCTTCGTGTCGGCCGTCGGGCTGGCGATGCTCGTCGCCGGCCCGGTCATCCGACTACCCCTGCGGTCGTGGGCGAACTACGCCGCGTACGCCGGACAGGCCGTCTGCTTCGCCGCTGCGGTGTGGTTCGTCGCCGTCTTCCCCGGTGACTGGAGCGTCCAGACCGGCAACGAGCCAGTCATCGCACTGTACGCAGTCGGCCTCGCAATCATCACGCTCGGCGGCGTCGTCGCCCCGCTGGTCGCCGGCGTCTCCCGGGAAGACCTCGCGGCGAGCGAGCGCGAATCGGCGGCGCTCGAAGCCGACCTCGCCGAAGTCCGTCAGGAGCGCGACCGACTCGCGGACGAACTGGCCGACGCCCGCAGTGACGCGGACGCCGGCGACGCCGAACGCGACGACCTGCAGGCGACCATCGACGACCTCCACGCCAGCCAGGCGCGCTTCGAACTCTACGAGGACAACGCCGGCCAGTGGCGCTGGCGGCTCCGCCACCGCAACGGCAACATCATCGCCGACGGCGGCGAAGGCTACACCCGGAAGTACAACGCCCAGAAGGGGATGCAGAGCGTGCGCCGGAACGCGCTCGGCGCGACCACACTCGTCTTCGAGAGCGAGGCAGCGGCCCCGGAACCGGAGGAGACGTTCGACCCGGCCGGCGAACAGGAGAGTCAGGCCACCTTCCAGGTCTCCGAGGACAGTGCCGGCGAGTACCGCTGGCGGCTCCGCCACGACAACGGCGAAATCATCGCCGACGGCGGCGAGGGCTACGCCTCGAAGAGTAACGCGAAACGCGCCGTCAACGGCGTCCGCGAGTACGTCGGGCCCGCGGACTACCTCTGGTTCGACCCGACCGGCTTCGAGGTGTACCGCGACGCCGCCGGCCAGTGGCGCTGGCGGCTCGTCCACCGAAACGGCAACATCCTCGCCGACAGCGGCGAAGGGTACACGCGCCGGAACGACGCCCGGCGCGCCGTCGACCGCGTCCAGGAGCGTGCCGACGATCTCGAGTTCGAGGTCTACGAGGACAGCGCCGGCGAGTACCGCTGGCGGCTGCTCGCGGACAACGGCGAGATTCTCGGCGACAGCGGCGAAGGCTACGCCGACCGCGGCGGCGCTTCGGACGCCGTCGACCGGGTCCGCGAGTACGCGCCCGACGCCGACACGCTCGACGTCGGCCGGGCGGCCTTCGAAATCTACGAGGACGCCGGCGGCGACCACCGGTGGCGGCTCCGCCACCGCAACGGCAACATCCTCGCCGACAGCGGCGAAGGATACAGCTCCCGAAGCAAGGCCCGCGACGGCATCGAGAGCGTCAAGCGGAACGCACCGAACGCCGACACCGACGCGTAA
- a CDS encoding SDR family oxidoreductase encodes MNVLVAGSHGQVGQHVTRILAESDHGSRGMVRVESQAADIEELGGEPVVADLTEDVSHAVEGVDAIVFAAGSGGEDVWGVDRDGATALVDAAEAHGVERFVMLSSINADQPENSPAELREYLRAKGEADEYLRESDLTYTIVRPGPLTNEGGTGRIRTGRSLDRSDVEIPREDVARTLVAALGAASTYGETFELAAGDEPVEDALREPLDG; translated from the coding sequence ATGAACGTGCTCGTCGCGGGTTCGCACGGACAGGTCGGGCAACACGTGACTCGCATCCTCGCCGAGAGCGACCACGGCAGTCGGGGGATGGTTCGCGTCGAGTCCCAGGCCGCGGACATCGAGGAGTTGGGCGGCGAGCCGGTCGTCGCCGACTTGACCGAGGACGTCTCGCACGCCGTCGAGGGGGTCGACGCGATTGTTTTCGCCGCGGGCTCGGGCGGCGAAGACGTGTGGGGCGTCGACCGCGACGGCGCGACCGCCCTCGTCGACGCGGCCGAGGCCCACGGCGTCGAGCGGTTCGTGATGCTCAGCTCCATCAACGCCGACCAGCCCGAGAACAGTCCGGCGGAGCTTCGCGAGTACCTCCGGGCGAAGGGCGAAGCGGACGAATACCTCCGAGAGAGCGACCTGACGTACACGATTGTCCGGCCCGGGCCGCTGACGAACGAGGGCGGCACTGGCCGGATTCGAACGGGCCGCAGTCTCGACAGGAGCGACGTGGAGATTCCACGCGAGGACGTCGCTCGGACACTGGTCGCGGCGCTCGGGGCCGCGAGCACGTACGGTGAGACGTTCGAACTCGCGGCCGGCGACGAACCGGTCGAGGACGCACTGCGGGAGCCGCTGGACGGCTGA
- a CDS encoding tyrosine-type recombinase/integrase — MSLEPIEPEAALELFLKDKEAELADASIKGHDYRLRHFVRWCHEQGIENLNTLTGRQLHEYRLWRRDDGDLNKVSEKTQMDSLRSFVRWLEAVDGVEQDLSEKVLSPTITADENSRDVMLDSEQAASVLSHLEKYEYAGPQHVALTLMWHTMMRVGGVHAMDVDDYNADEQYMKVRHRPDTDTPIKNKGDGERLVALSDDICELLDDWLENKRPDTTDDHGREPLLASREGRLQKTTLRMYVYRWTRPCAHGEECPHDRDPDDCEATVRDAASKCPSSVSPHAIRRGSITHSLNSDMPDRVVSDRANVSPKVIEQHYDRRTEQERMEQRRDYLDNL, encoded by the coding sequence ATGAGTCTCGAACCAATCGAACCGGAAGCAGCGCTCGAACTGTTCCTCAAAGATAAAGAAGCGGAACTAGCGGATGCCTCGATCAAGGGTCACGACTACCGACTTCGACACTTCGTCCGCTGGTGTCACGAGCAGGGCATCGAGAATCTCAACACGCTCACCGGCCGGCAGCTCCACGAGTACCGGCTCTGGCGGCGTGATGACGGTGACCTGAACAAGGTCAGCGAGAAGACGCAGATGGACTCCCTGCGTTCGTTCGTCCGCTGGTTGGAAGCCGTGGACGGTGTCGAACAGGATCTCAGCGAGAAGGTGTTATCGCCGACAATCACGGCGGACGAGAACTCGCGGGACGTGATGCTCGACAGCGAGCAGGCGGCCTCGGTGCTCTCCCACCTGGAGAAGTACGAGTACGCTGGCCCGCAGCACGTCGCGCTCACGTTGATGTGGCACACGATGATGCGCGTCGGCGGCGTTCACGCCATGGATGTCGACGATTACAACGCTGACGAGCAATACATGAAAGTCCGGCATCGGCCTGACACCGATACGCCGATCAAGAACAAGGGCGATGGCGAGCGACTCGTCGCCCTCTCGGACGACATCTGCGAACTCCTCGACGACTGGCTGGAAAACAAACGCCCCGACACGACTGACGACCACGGCAGAGAGCCGTTACTGGCCTCTCGGGAAGGACGACTGCAGAAGACGACGCTCCGGATGTACGTGTACCGGTGGACGCGGCCATGCGCTCACGGGGAGGAGTGCCCGCACGACCGCGACCCGGACGATTGCGAGGCAACCGTTCGTGACGCCGCTTCGAAATGCCCATCGAGCGTCAGCCCGCACGCCATCCGTCGTGGAAGCATCACGCACAGCCTGAACAGCGACATGCCGGACAGAGTCGTCAGTGACCGGGCGAACGTGAGTCCGAAAGTCATCGAACAGCACTACGACCGACGTACTGAGCAGGAACGGATGGAACAGCGGAGGGATTACCTAGATAACCTGTAA
- a CDS encoding tyrosine-type recombinase/integrase has translation MTDPVDDEEFLKQRLSEDPSEEFLEAIASTIVDEMSESFPELSLKSRPMDAVLSDFREKKLEEVNSTGQYKRKLNYLQTYLTEEARVESTEDLTSEDVERYEKWRKYESLSREDPLSDATLRDDLYLFREFIRYLVEHRMAPARFEKSVEIPEVDYAEGEGVDEKRLDPEIANAALEYLRKYEYADVEHVSMELLCQSGPRRGGLVGRDVPHFDYEERVLKFETTQATPLKNDESSEREITLYGDVPEIIQDYLENQRPPETDDAGREPLLTKGNGRMSASTLQKIAYKWTRPCMVGLDCPHDRDPQECEAAQTNNAAFKCPSSRAPHHIRTGYITDQKNRGVSAEGIEQRCDVSPRVQDLHYDLPNDTEERERYEDEFREAEDDPDSGFNHD, from the coding sequence ATGACTGACCCCGTTGACGACGAAGAGTTCCTGAAACAGCGCCTCTCTGAAGATCCATCAGAGGAATTTCTCGAAGCGATCGCTTCAACGATCGTGGACGAGATGTCTGAATCGTTTCCGGAGCTCTCGCTCAAATCCCGTCCGATGGACGCAGTTCTCAGTGATTTCCGAGAGAAAAAACTGGAGGAAGTCAACTCGACGGGGCAGTACAAGCGGAAGCTGAATTACCTCCAGACGTACCTCACCGAGGAAGCACGCGTTGAATCAACAGAGGATCTCACTAGTGAGGACGTCGAACGGTACGAAAAGTGGCGGAAATACGAGTCTCTGTCGCGCGAGGACCCGCTCTCTGATGCAACACTGCGGGACGATCTGTATCTCTTCCGAGAGTTCATCCGATACCTAGTCGAACACCGGATGGCTCCCGCTCGCTTCGAGAAGTCTGTCGAAATCCCAGAGGTAGACTACGCTGAAGGAGAAGGTGTTGACGAGAAGCGACTCGACCCAGAGATAGCGAATGCAGCCCTGGAGTACCTTCGAAAATACGAGTACGCTGATGTCGAGCATGTCTCGATGGAATTGCTATGCCAGTCTGGGCCGCGGCGAGGCGGATTGGTTGGTCGTGATGTTCCGCACTTCGATTACGAGGAACGAGTGCTCAAGTTCGAAACCACCCAGGCGACGCCGCTGAAGAACGACGAGAGTAGCGAGCGCGAGATAACCCTCTATGGTGATGTCCCGGAGATCATTCAGGATTATCTCGAAAACCAGCGACCGCCGGAAACTGATGACGCAGGTAGAGAACCGTTGCTCACGAAAGGGAACGGGAGGATGAGTGCGTCAACGCTGCAGAAAATCGCCTACAAGTGGACGCGGCCGTGCATGGTCGGGTTAGACTGCCCGCACGACCGTGATCCCCAGGAGTGCGAAGCGGCGCAGACGAACAATGCTGCGTTCAAGTGTCCCAGTAGTCGAGCGCCCCATCACATCCGAACGGGCTACATCACCGATCAAAAGAATCGGGGCGTTTCAGCAGAAGGAATTGAGCAGCGGTGCGATGTCTCACCACGAGTGCAGGACCTTCATTACGACCTCCCCAACGACACCGAAGAGCGCGAGCGCTACGAGGACGAATTTAGAGAGGCCGAGGACGACCCCGATTCAGGATTCAATCACGACTAA